One genomic window of Misgurnus anguillicaudatus chromosome 12, ASM2758022v2, whole genome shotgun sequence includes the following:
- the snx30 gene encoding sorting nexin-30 has protein sequence MSTGGTPRSLPSSGQKSLQDISHPLSAEEAVRSCSPDILNTNSTGEKDLSLPNGTPVDTSSPASSSSLLNRLQLDDDLDGETRDLFVTVDDPKKHVSTMETYITYRVCTKTSRTEFDLPEYSVRRRYQDFDWLRNKLEDSQPTHLIPPLPEKFVMKGVVDRFSEEFVETRRKALDKFLKRVADHPVLSFNEHFNAFLSAKDLNKRQGLALLTKMGESVKYVTGGYKLRMRPVEFAAMSEYLDVFTQKLGTLDRIAQRIIKEQSEYLMELREYGPVYSSWASFEGELHEPLEGVAGCVSNCSSALDELTEDMSEEFLPVLREYVLYIESMKNVLKKRDQVQAEYETKLEAVVFREDKKTPVPTDVEKCQDRVECFNADLKADWDRWQNNKRQDFRQLLMGMADKNIQYYEKCLAAWESLILQLQDKQEAKCETN, from the exons ATGAGTACCGGTGGCACACCTCGATCATTGCCGTCATCCGGGCAGAAATCCCTTCAGGACATCAGTCACCCGCTGTCCGCGGAGGAGGCAGTGCGCAGCTGCAGCCCTGATATACTGAACACTAACAGCACTGGAGAGAAG GACCTGAGCTTACCCAATGGGACCCCAGTTGACACATCAAGCCCTGCCTCCTCTTCTTCACTGTTAAACCGACTTCAGTTAGATGATGATTTGGACGGAGAGACACGCGACTTGTTTGTGACTGTAGATGACCCAAAAAAACACGTGTCCACTATGGAGACCTATATCACCTACAGAGTGTGTACAAAG ACCTCAAGAACAGAGTTCGATTTGCCCGAATACTCAGTAAGACGACGCTACCAGGACTTTGACTGGCTGAGGAACAAGCTGGAGGACAGTCAACCCACCCACCTTATTCCA CCTCTACCTGAGAAGTTTGTTATGAAGGGAGTGGTGGACCGTTTTTCAGAAGAGTTTGTGGAGACCAGGAGAAAGGCACTGGACAAGTTCCTCAAACGTGTAGCAGACCATCCGGTTCTTTCTTTCAACGAACACTTCAATGCCTTTCTTTCAGCAAAG GATTTGAATAAGCGTCAAGGCCTTGCTCTGCTGACTAAAATGGGCGAATCTGTGAAATATGTGACTGGAGGTTATAAACTGAGGATGCGCCCGGTGGAGTTTGCAGCCATGAGCGAGTATCTGGacgtgttcacacagaagctggGCACCCTTGATAGGATAGCACAGAGAATTATCAAGGAGCAGTCAG AGTACCTAATGGAACTGAGGGAATATGGTCCTGTGTACTCTTCCTGGGCGTCTTTTGAGGGGGAATTACATGAACCTCTAGAAGGGGTTGCAGGGTGTGTTTCCAACTGCTCCAGTGCCCTTGATGAACTCACAGAGGACATGAGCGAAGAGTTTCTTCCCGTCCTTAGAGAATACGTTCTCTATATTGAGTCTATGAAG AATGTTCTTAAAAAAAGAGATCAGGTCCAGGCTGAATACGAAACAAAGCTAGAGGCTGTCGTGTTCAGAGAGGACAAAAAGACGCCA GTACCCACTGATGTGGAGAAATGTCAGGATCGTGTGGAGTGCTTCAACGCTGACCTGAAGGCTGACTGGGACCGCTGGCAGAACAACAAACGGCAGGACTTTAGACAGCTGCTGATGGGCATGGCCGACAAAAACATCCAATACTACGAGAAG TGCCTTGCAGCATGGGAGTCCCTGATTCTGCAGTTACAAGACAAGCAGGAAGCAAAATGTGAAACAAACTGA